The following nucleotide sequence is from Ahniella affigens.
CATCGACGCGATCAGCCAGCGCCGAAATCGCGCGTGCCTCAATCGCGAAGACACGGTTCGCGCTGTCAATGACCTGTTGATGTTCGGCCTTGAGTGGCATATTGAGCAGAGACTTCAACTGGGCATTCATTCAGGGAGACAGTCGCGTGTCGCCCATGGCCTGGGCTAGAATGCCCCATTCTAGCAGGCTGATGTTAAACGCCCATCGAAGCTGGCGGCGCTGGCTTTGGGCCGGTTCAGCCGGCGATGAGCAACCGCCCTGGTTGGTGTGAGCGGGGTTTCGAACCCGACAAATCAATCACTTATGCCTGCAACATGGTCTATCGGGTGGGTTTTCGAGGCAATCGCCCCGAAGCCCTGCCGGTGCGCCGCCGAACGCCCACGGGCGCCCGCAAATTTCCCGAACTGATGCCATGAATGCTAGCCAAATCCGTGATCTGATCCATGCTGGACTGCCTGATGCCGAAATCGACGTACAGGGCGACGATGGCGTGCACTTTGAAGCACGCGTGATCTCCCCACAGTTTGCCGGCAAGGCACTGTTGGCTCGGCACCGCATGGTCTACGCCACCCTCGGCACCCTGATGGGCGGCGCCATTCATGCACTGGCACTGAAAACACTGACCCCGGACGAAGCCCGATCGTCCTGAGTCGAACAAGGATTAAAGCAAACCGTATGGCAAAGATTTTGATTTCCGGCGGCGAACCGCTGAACGGCGAAGTGTGGATTTCTGGCGCAAAGAACGCCGTGCTGCCGATTCTCGCTGCCACCATGTTGGCCGACGAACCCATGTCGATCAGCAATGTGCCGCACCTGCACGATGTTACGACCACGATGGAACTGCTCGGCCAGATGGGCGCAGAACTGGTCGTCGATGACCGCATGAAGATCCATGTCGATCCGCGGAAGACCAACCACTTCTTTGCGCCCTACGATCTGGTCAAGACGATGCGCGCGTCGATCCTGGTGCTCGGCCCGCTGGTGGCCAAGTACGGTTCGGCCGATGTGTCGCTGCCGGGTGGCTGTGCGATTGGCTCGCGGCCAGTAGACCTGCATATCAAGGGTCTGCAAGCGCTGGGCGCCGAGGTCACCGTCGAAGGTGGCTACATCAAGGCCCGCGCGAAGCGCCTGAAAGGGGCCCGCATTGTCATGGATCTGGTGACCGTAACCGGTACCGAGAACATCATGATGGCGGCGGCGCTGGCCTCGGGCACCACAGTGATCGAGAACGCGGCGCAAGAACCTGAAGTGGTCGATCTCGCGAACTGCCTCATTGCGATGGGCGCGAAGATTGACGGCGCGGGCACGAACAAGATCATCATCGAAGGCGTTGAGCGGCTGCATGGCACTCACTACGAAGTGCTGCCGGACCGCATTGAAACCGGTACGTTCCTGGTCGCCGGTGCGATCACGAGTGGCCGGGTGCTGGCCAAGAAGACACGTGCCGATTCGCTCGATGCGGTGCTTGTCAAGTTGGAGGAAGCGGGTGCGCACATCAACACGACCGAAGATTCGATCGAGCTTGACATGCGCGGCAACCGCCCGAAAGCCGTGAGCTTGACCACCGCGCCATATCCGGCCTTTCCGACCGACATGCAGGCGCAGTTCATGGCGCTGAACACGGTCGCCGAAGGTGTGGGCGTGATCACCGAAACGGTGTTCGAGAACCGCTTCATGCATGTGCAGGAACTTCGGCGCTTGGGCGCCGATATCCGCGTCGAAGGCAACACTGCGATCATCAAAGGCGTGCCGCATATTACGGGTGCGCCGATCATGGCTACCGATCTGCGCGCGTCCGCGTGCCTGGTGATTGCGGGCCTGGTGGCCAAGGGCGACACCACGGTCGATCGCGTGTATCACATCGATCGTGGTTATGAGTGCATCGAAGAAAAGCTCAGCGGTTTGGGGGCACGAATCCGGCGTTTGCCAGGCTGAGTCTGGGGCTGCGGCAAGATCGGTTCGCCTTATGTGGGAGGCCCTTCAGGCCCGAACCAAGCTTGCGGCAAGATCGGTTGAGACCGCCGGGCCTTCAGTCCTGAACCACGTTTGCAGCGTGCCCGTTCGCGGCTGAACACGCTCCCACCGGAGCCATTCACCGACACCCATCAGCTCAGAAAATTGAGCTCTTCGGTCATCAGATCGGGGTTGCCAATGTTGAGCTCGATCAGGCGCTTCAGTTGGACGAAGCTGTCCAGATCGATGCGGTCCCACTTGAAACCAATGGCGGTCTCTGAGCAATGCACCATCGTGGCCGCCATGCTGATTCGCGGGCCATCGTCGACCCGGAGTTCGATGCGGTGTGATGCACCGGTCTTGCCTTGCCAATCGGTAGGCCGGGCAATCAACGCGCCCTTCAGCGACACATCGAGCAGCGTCGATTCCCACATCGCGGACGTTGAATAGAGCCGCACCTTGCCCTCAAAGGCGAAGCGCTGGAACCGGCGGCGATTTTGTGAGGTAGGCACGACTGCCATCTGGTTCCTGTCTGCGGTGAATAACGATCAACATGGCCAACGCTGTCAACCGGGGGGAGTCTGCCTAGATCGTCGTCCGCCCGCAAGCCCGTTCATCGGACTCACGCACAACCAAGTCGCTGGCGGACGTGACAACCCTGTTCTGAATGGCATACACGCAATAAACCAGACGCTGGCACAAGCGCGAACCCGGAAATGCGATGCGGCACACAATTTGACGCTGCACCCGCCGTTGAAGCCGGACAACGCGGCGGGTTAGGCGTGTTCACGCGTCAGGCGCTGACGCTGCCAGGACTGCTGGTTCAACAGGCCTTGCGGGCAGGGACCTCGCGACCTTCCAGGCCAGGGTGCAACTGCCGAGCAGGATCAATCCGGCCAGAATGAACGCCGCGCCCGGTTCGTGCCAGACGGCTTCCGGTGCGATCGAATACGCGAACACCTGAGTAAACAGTGCCGGGCCGATCATGCCGGCAACCCCCATCACACTGCTCAACATGCCTTGCAGCTTGCCTTGCTCATGACCATCTATGCGTGCACTCATCAATCCTTGCATTGCCGGACCGCCGAGGCCCCAGATCGCCATGATGGGCACCGCCGCCACAAACCAAGGTCCGGTCGCAGCCAATCCGTACAGCACAAAGCCAGTGGCGCCGAACACCAGGCCGAGCAACAGCGTGCGCCGCTCGCCGAGCGCTGGCACGACTTTCCTAACGAGCCCGCCTTGCACAATGGCGGAGCACACACCAACCGCCATCAATGTCAGGCCGATTTCCTTGGGAGACCATTGGTAGCGATAGCCCGCGTACAGGGCAAACGTTGCGGGCAGCACAAAGTGCGCCAGACTGTTCAGAAAGTGAACGCAGGCGAGGCCCAGCAGTTTGCCGTGGCGGGCGAGCCAGATCAGGCCACCAACCGGGTTCGCGCGCTTCCAGTCCAGGCTACTGCGGCGCTCTGGAGGCAATGACTCAGGCAGGACGAAATAGCCATAGCAGAAGTTAGCCAGACTCAGGCCGCCTGCAATCCAGAATGGCAGGCGCATATCGACGGCGCTGAGTGTGCCGCCCAACGCCGGACCCAACACAAAACCGATACCGAACGCGGCGCCAATACTGCCAAACGCAGCGGCACGCTTCTCGGGTGGCGTCACATCGGCGATATAGGCACTGGCCGAACTGACACTCGCGGCACAGATACCCGACACGGCGCGGGCAATGAAAAACCAGGGCAGCGAATTGGCGAGTGCCATGAGCACGTAGTCCAGACCGAGCCCGGCATTCGACAGCAGAATGATCGGCCGGCGTCCAAATCGGTCCGACAAGACGCCGAGCAATGGCGAGAACACAAACTGCATCGCCGCCCACAGCACGCCCGCGGCGCCGTAGTAATGGGCGGCCTGCACGGTATCGCCATTCAAAAACGTCTTCAGCAAATTGGGCAGCACGGGGATGACGACGCCCAGAGCGAGCATGTCCAGAATCACCGTGATCAGGACGAAACGAACGGCAGCCGTGTGTTTTTGCATGAGGGCAGGGGAGTCTGTCAGCCCGCGATCATGCCAGAAACCTTTGGAGTCGCATGTGCCAACTGATGCGCTGGAATCACTCAGGTTCAGATTCGTGCGCCGGGACTGGGCACAATCAATCCGGTGAGCGCCGATTGCGGCGCGGGCCGTTTGGCGCGCCAGGCGTGAGTCGCCCCTTTTGCTGCCGCTCCCGTTGGTGCTTGCCGGCCCAGCCCATCAGGCGACGAAAACTCGGACACTCGAGATGATGCGGGGCACGGCACACCGCGGCATGCGCGAGTCCATCGTGCAGAGCCTGCAAGCGTTTGATGGTCGATTCCAGCGATAAAGCCTTGGCGGCCAGAAGATCACGATCAATGTGTGGCGTGTCGGTATCGCCAAGCATCGCGGCCATTTCGTCGAGCGAAAACCCAGCGGCCTGGCCGAGCGCAATCAGCTCCAGCCGCTCTAACACAAGTTCCGGAAACACGCGCCTGAGGCCAGCCCGACCCACCGAGCGGATGAGGCCTTTGCGTTCGTAATGGCGCAGCGCCGATGCCGGAACACCGGAGCGCCGGGCAACTTCTGCAATATCCATGTTCGTTCACTTGACTTAAAGTCGACTTCAAGTGGCAGTCTGCACGCATGGAAACGGTAACGCAAGGAGTCGGTACATGAATTCAGTCGTCAATATCTTGGTTCTCGGCGTCGGCGCGACGCTCGCGGTGGATCTGTGGGCTTGGCTCCGACAGCACTTGCTGCGTGTGCCATTGCCGGATTACCGATTGCTGGGTCGTTGGGTCGGACACTGGCCCGCCGCAACGTTCCGGCACCAATCAATCACCAAGGCGCCCGCTATCCGCCATGAATACTGGCTTGGCTGGCTTTCGCACTATGGCACCGGCATCGCCTTTGCCCTGCTGTTCAACTGGTTGGTGGGCGACACATGGATGGCCAAGCCGACGGTATGGCCGGCGCTGCTTTTTGGCCTTTTGACGGTGCTGGCCCCATTTCTCATCATGCAGCCGGCTTTTGGTTTCGGTTGGGCTGGGAGCCTGACGTCAAGCCCCTGGCGAACCCGGCTGCAAAGTGTGCTGACCCATGTGGTGTTTGGTCTGGGCTTGTACGCAACCGCGAGGCTCATGATGATTGAACCATGAACCACACACGACTGCGTTCGCGTTCTACGGCGTCCGTTCCCGTGCTAATGGGTGTGGATTGGCCCGCGCACCTTTGATTCGCTCGCGGCCTTAAACGCTGCTGCCCATTCATCCGGATGTTTCGCCCAGGCCTTGTTTGGCGTTGGGTTGACCGTAGCGGCAGTGCCACATCGACACAAAATTCGCTCAACCTTTTCTTCATTTTTCTGACTAGAGAACCCCTATGAAAATCCCGGCTCGTTATGCCCCCATCCTGTTTAGTGCACTATTGTCGGCGATCATGGTGATCGTGGTTTCCGCTTATGTGTTGTTGATCAACCAAGGCCTGCATGCGGGGTTTCTCTCGCAATGGCTCATCAGTGCCGCGAAAACATGGCCGATCGCGTTTCCAACGGTAGCGCTCGTTGCCCCGCCAGTCAGGCGGCTGGTCGCGACGTTGACCGCACCGGCCATATGAAGGCGGCTTGCCTTGACTCGAAATGCGTCCGGTTGATCTTCAAGCTATTTGCAGCGCACGACACTAGATGATGGTCCAGACCCAAGCCAACATGCGCTTCGGTAGCGCCATCTGGCGGAGTACGTGCCGGCGCAGTGCCCGCTGGTACGTCTTGGCAAGATCATTCGTTGGCCGGACCTTCACGAGTTGGCACACTGCGCGCCACGGACTTGGCTGCTCGACTGCCGCCAACATATTCAATGCGAAGTAGGCATGGTTCTGGGAGAACTTATGCGACAGATTTTGTCGAGCCACTGCCGCCATGTTGCGCCAAGTGGTTTCAACCGGGTCCGCGCATAGGATGGCATCCAAACACGCATAGGCAGCATGCGCGCCGCCCAGGCCTTGCCGGTTGTAAATGGCTGCGCGTCTGACATCCAGGCTGTCTGCAAACTGTCCGCGGCGTGCGAGTGAGGTCGCATAATTGAACGATACCGAACCCGGCAAGGGCGGCCGCTCACGCCACGACTGCAGCAACGCGCAGACTTCGGCAGGGCGGTTCAATTCAGTCAGCGCGTAACACAGATCATCGCGAAGAACTGGGTCGGTCTTGAACAGGTCCTGATGCTCGTAAAACAGCGACGCGACAAACGGGCCGTTGTTCTGGTCCTTCGCCCAATGGTTGAGCAACGCTGTTATCAAGCCGCGATCGGAGTGATCGGTTGCGCCTGTTTCCAGGCGTTGCAGGATTCGCGGCAGAGCGCGATAGCAATCGCTGTAGCGTGTGGCGACGAGTGCACTCGAAAACGCGGCGCACGGCACTGGGTCGACCAGCAGGCGGTTGAGACGCGTCAGCACCTCAATCCATCTTGGCGCAATGCGCCGATGCAGCGCATCAACTTGCTCTTCCGTAATGCTGGCATCGGCAAGTGCTGCGCTCATCGCGCGGTCGATTTCGGCGCTGGCGTTTCCGTAGATCTGCAGTTCGACATTCGCCAGTCGCAGATCGCTGCATTGACTGTGCTCGCGAGCGCGGTGGTACAACGCAAACGCCTCGGTAAGTTGCTTCTGATCCAGCGCGTGCTGTATGAGGGCCACCCAGGCATCAACGAGGCTCGGATCAAGTTCAACCGCCTGTCTGAATGCCGCTTCGGCGGCTGGCGTCATGCCCCGTCGGCATTCGAGCCACGCGAGGCGCAGCACGGTCGGCGCGTGCTTGGGCGCCAGGCGACGCATGGCATTCAAAGAGTCGCGCGCCCGTTCGTGCAGCCCGGGCTCCCGGCAATAGTCGGCATTTAAGCTCAGCAGGGCGAAGTTGTCAGGAAAGCGCTGCAGCGCTTGCTGCAACACCTTGGTGGCCTCGCCGCGCCGATGGCCCGCCCAGAGCACCCAGGCGCGCCGCCAGCAGAGGGACGCATGCTGGCCGTCTGGGTCGAATTGATCCAGGCAGCCCAGGGCTTCGTCGATCCGACTCAAACTCGCGAGCGCCATGCTCTTCAGACTGATCGAATCGAGATGGTCCGCGCGCCGACGCAAGGCTTCGTTGCAAGCGATCAGCGCGCGCTCAGGATTGCGGTCGACACAAATGTATGCGAGCCGATACCAACTAGCCACGATTCCCGGGCGACGTTGGGTCCAATGCACCGCCTGGGTTTCGGCCGCTGCCGGCGACAATTCTTCCAATCGTTCCCAGGCCCAGGTCTGGCTGTCATCCAGCTGCAGCACCCGTTCGAGCAGGCGCTGCGCCTCTCGAGTCTCGCCTAGGTCCATGAGTACCTGTGCTGTTCGACACAGCAGCGGTACGTGGCGTGGCGACCGGGCACACGCGGCGCGCAGTTCGGCCGCCGCCGCGCCAAGTTGGCCGCTACCAGCCAGGATGGTGCCAAGCAAGGTCAGGGCATCGGCCCAGTTTGGCGCGAGCGTCAGCAGATGGCGCGTGGTGTGGAGCGCCGCTTCGACATCGACGTTGCGCTCGACCTTCGCGCGCGTCAGCCAGGCAATCGGCAAGCGACTGCGCTGCTCGGTAAACGCAGTGGCAGCTGTCAGCGCCGCTGCAGCGTCGAATCGATGCAGCATCTGGATTCGGCCGACATGCCACTGCCAGGCGTGTCCAAAGCGCGCCGCCAGTGCGTCCCAGGCGTTCAGGCAGGTTTCCTGGTCGAGATATTCCGGCGCCTCGCGCGCCCAGTCGAGCAGCGCTTCTTCATCTTCGGCACATCGGCCGAGAATGGCCGCCTGGCGTTGGAGCAGGTCGCCACGGCCCGCATCGTCCAGAAACTCGAACGATTGCGACAATGCATAGCCCTGCGCGCCACCCTTTGTGATCGACTGCCACCAGAACGCGAGCGCTTCGTCCTTCTGTTGCGCTGCGGCCGCCAAGGCGCCCAGCAGATTGAAGCAGGCTGCCGCATTGGGCTGTAGTTCGCGGGCACGCTCGGCCACCCTCTGGGCGTC
It contains:
- a CDS encoding BolA family protein; this translates as MNASQIRDLIHAGLPDAEIDVQGDDGVHFEARVISPQFAGKALLARHRMVYATLGTLMGGAIHALALKTLTPDEARSS
- the murA gene encoding UDP-N-acetylglucosamine 1-carboxyvinyltransferase; amino-acid sequence: MAKILISGGEPLNGEVWISGAKNAVLPILAATMLADEPMSISNVPHLHDVTTTMELLGQMGAELVVDDRMKIHVDPRKTNHFFAPYDLVKTMRASILVLGPLVAKYGSADVSLPGGCAIGSRPVDLHIKGLQALGAEVTVEGGYIKARAKRLKGARIVMDLVTVTGTENIMMAAALASGTTVIENAAQEPEVVDLANCLIAMGAKIDGAGTNKIIIEGVERLHGTHYEVLPDRIETGTFLVAGAITSGRVLAKKTRADSLDAVLVKLEEAGAHINTTEDSIELDMRGNRPKAVSLTTAPYPAFPTDMQAQFMALNTVAEGVGVITETVFENRFMHVQELRRLGADIRVEGNTAIIKGVPHITGAPIMATDLRASACLVIAGLVAKGDTTVDRVYHIDRGYECIEEKLSGLGARIRRLPG
- a CDS encoding PilZ domain-containing protein gives rise to the protein MAVVPTSQNRRRFQRFAFEGKVRLYSTSAMWESTLLDVSLKGALIARPTDWQGKTGASHRIELRVDDGPRISMAATMVHCSETAIGFKWDRIDLDSFVQLKRLIELNIGNPDLMTEELNFLS
- a CDS encoding TCR/Tet family MFS transporter, with the protein product MQKHTAAVRFVLITVILDMLALGVVIPVLPNLLKTFLNGDTVQAAHYYGAAGVLWAAMQFVFSPLLGVLSDRFGRRPIILLSNAGLGLDYVLMALANSLPWFFIARAVSGICAASVSSASAYIADVTPPEKRAAAFGSIGAAFGIGFVLGPALGGTLSAVDMRLPFWIAGGLSLANFCYGYFVLPESLPPERRSSLDWKRANPVGGLIWLARHGKLLGLACVHFLNSLAHFVLPATFALYAGYRYQWSPKEIGLTLMAVGVCSAIVQGGLVRKVVPALGERRTLLLGLVFGATGFVLYGLAATGPWFVAAVPIMAIWGLGGPAMQGLMSARIDGHEQGKLQGMLSSVMGVAGMIGPALFTQVFAYSIAPEAVWHEPGAAFILAGLILLGSCTLAWKVARSLPARPVEPAVLAASAPDA
- a CDS encoding helix-turn-helix domain-containing protein, yielding MDIAEVARRSGVPASALRHYERKGLIRSVGRAGLRRVFPELVLERLELIALGQAAGFSLDEMAAMLGDTDTPHIDRDLLAAKALSLESTIKRLQALHDGLAHAAVCRAPHHLECPSFRRLMGWAGKHQRERQQKGRLTPGAPNGPRRNRRSPD
- a CDS encoding DUF2938 domain-containing protein; this translates as MNSVVNILVLGVGATLAVDLWAWLRQHLLRVPLPDYRLLGRWVGHWPAATFRHQSITKAPAIRHEYWLGWLSHYGTGIAFALLFNWLVGDTWMAKPTVWPALLFGLLTVLAPFLIMQPAFGFGWAGSLTSSPWRTRLQSVLTHVVFGLGLYATARLMMIEP
- a CDS encoding DUF2798 domain-containing protein, with product MKIPARYAPILFSALLSAIMVIVVSAYVLLINQGLHAGFLSQWLISAAKTWPIAFPTVALVAPPVRRLVATLTAPAI